The genomic region TACAGGTATATCTTCTTACGACAGAGCTTTTACAATAGAACTTATGCTAAATGAAAAAACTAAGCCAGAAGATTTAGCAAGACCTGGACATATTTTCCCTATTCAAGCAAAAGAGGGAGGCGTTCTTGTAAGAGCAGGACATACAGAAGCAGCAACAGATTTAGCCCGCCTTGCAGGGTTGTTTCCATCGGGAGTTATGTGCGAAATTATGAATGAAGACGGCACAATGGCAAGAGTGCCGGACCTTTTAAAGTTTTCTAAAAAACATAACCTTAAAATAATCACCATAAAAGACCTTATACAGTACAGAATAAGTAAAGAAAAACTTGTAAAAAGAATTCTTTCTTTAGACCTTCCAACAGATTTTGGTAAATTTAAACTTATTCTTTATAAAGATATAATAGAAGACAATAGCCATATAGCACTTGTTAAAGGCGACCTTACACTAAAAGATTCAAAAGACAGTATACTTGTGAGGGTGCATTCACAATGCTTAACAGGAGATATATTCCATTCCCTCAAGTGCGATTGTGGCGACCAACTATCAACCGCTCTTAAAATGATAGAGAACGAAAAGAGGGGCGCTCTTATATACCTACCGCAGGAAGGTAGAGGTATTGGGCTTATCAATAAACTTAAAGCTTATGCTCTCCAACAAAACGATAACCTTGATACTGTGGACGCTAATCTTAAACTCGGATTTCCAGACGACCTTAGAGATTACGGTATAGGTGCTCAGATACTTGCGGACCTTGGTCTAACAAGAATCCGTTTAATGACAAATAATCCCCGAAAAATTGTTGGGCTTGCTGGTTACAACATTACAGTCGTGGAAAGAGTACCTATAGAAACAGAGATATCAGAGTATTCAGAAAAATATATAGAAACAAAACGGGTAAGAATGGGGCATATTTTAAAAGAATGTAAGGCGAGCAAGAAAGGGGAGGATATAAAATGAACGAAAAAATAGGTATACTTGATGCAAAAAATAAAAAATTTGGCATTATAATAAGCAGGTTCAATGAGTTTATATCTACAAGTCTGCTTGAAGGAGCAATAGACTGTATTAAGAGACATAATGGAAACGATAAGGATATAGATATTGTTTGGGTACCGGGGACTGTTGAATCTGTGTTTGCAATTTCCAAAATGGCATCCAAAAACAAGTATGATGCTATAATTTGTCTTGGTGCAGTAATTAGAGGCGGAACTCCTCATTTTGAATATGTTAGTTCTCAGATTACAAAAGCTGTTACACAAATCAATCTTGAAGGTAAAGTCCCAGTATCTTTTGGTGTTATAACAGCTGATTCTACCGACCAAGCAATAGAGAGAGCTGGTACAAAGATGGGTAATAAAGGATGGTCTGCGGCTCTTTCTGCAATAGAGATGGCTAATCTTACTGAACAACTTAAATAAAAAAATTGAAAACTTTGAATTACACAACCTATATAATTCAAAGAATATAAAACAATGAGACAACGAAGACGCGCAAGAGAACTTGCTTTAATGCTTCTTTATCAAATAGATATACTCGGAGCAGATAAGGAATCTATTGAAGAACTAAGAAAAACTTTCTGGCAGGAAAACCCGTCTGAAAAAACTTCTGTTATAGATTTTGCTAACCTACTGGTAACCGATACTATTAAAAACCTTAAAGATGTAGATGCTGAAATCACTAAAGTTTCTCTAAACTGGAAACTCAGCAGAATGGCTTATTTAGATAGAAATATATTGAGAATGGCTACGTTTGAAATTATGTTTATGGTAGATATACCCCCTCTTGCAACAATTAACGAAGCAATAGAAATGGCAAAAAAATACGGAACAAACGAATCTACAAAGTTTATAAACGGTATTCTACATAAAATAAAAGAGGCTTGTAAGAGTAAAAAAAAGAGTAGAAAATGACACAAAAAAAAGATATACTCATCACAGGTTCAATTGCACTTGATAATATTAAAACCCCTTGCGGAGAAGTTTATGAAGTTTTAGGAGGTTCAGCAACCTACTCTTCTTTTGCGGCAAGTTTTTTCTCTCCGGTAAAAGTTATTGGTAAGATTGGTACAGATTTCCCACAAGATTATATACAAAAATTTACTGCAAAGAAGATAGATGTATCAGGGTTAAAAATTTCCAATAGCAAAACTTTTAGATGGTCAGGGCTTTATGAAGGTGATATGGAACAGGCCAAAACCCTATCTGTATGTCCCGAACACCTTCAAGACTTACATTTAGACATACCATCTCATTACCAGAACGTTGAGTGTCTATTTCTTGCCAACACAGACCCAGAGATACAACATAGTATCCTTGATAGTATTAATGTTTCAGGACCTATACTTATAGATACTATGAACCTGTGGATAACAAAAAAGCCTGATAGTTTAAAAAAACTTATACAAAATATTGATATAATGCTTATAAATGAAACCGAAGCAAGACTCTTTTCAGGCAAGGACCACCTTGTTTCGGCAGCAAGAGAAATCAGCAAGATGGGACCTTCAGCAGTCATAATTAAAAAAGGAGCAAACGGTGCTCTGTTATTTGAGAACGAAAACCTTTTTTCTGTGCCCGCCTATCCGGTAGAACAACTTAAAGATCCAACAGGTGCAGGGGATAGTTTTGCGGGAGGGCTTACAGGGTATATTGCTTCGAGCAACAACATAAATAAC from bacterium harbors:
- a CDS encoding bifunctional 3,4-dihydroxy-2-butanone-4-phosphate synthase/GTP cyclohydrolase II, encoding MFSSVDSALQDIKEGRLIIVVDDEERENEGDLIIASDKITPESIYFMAKEARGLICIALLPDRLKQLKLPLMMLDNTALHNTAFTISVDAAFGVTTGISSYDRAFTIELMLNEKTKPEDLARPGHIFPIQAKEGGVLVRAGHTEAATDLARLAGLFPSGVMCEIMNEDGTMARVPDLLKFSKKHNLKIITIKDLIQYRISKEKLVKRILSLDLPTDFGKFKLILYKDIIEDNSHIALVKGDLTLKDSKDSILVRVHSQCLTGDIFHSLKCDCGDQLSTALKMIENEKRGALIYLPQEGRGIGLINKLKAYALQQNDNLDTVDANLKLGFPDDLRDYGIGAQILADLGLTRIRLMTNNPRKIVGLAGYNITVVERVPIETEISEYSEKYIETKRVRMGHILKECKASKKGEDIK
- the nusB gene encoding transcription antitermination factor NusB; protein product: MRQRRRARELALMLLYQIDILGADKESIEELRKTFWQENPSEKTSVIDFANLLVTDTIKNLKDVDAEITKVSLNWKLSRMAYLDRNILRMATFEIMFMVDIPPLATINEAIEMAKKYGTNESTKFINGILHKIKEACKSKKKSRK
- the ribH gene encoding 6,7-dimethyl-8-ribityllumazine synthase, with product MNEKIGILDAKNKKFGIIISRFNEFISTSLLEGAIDCIKRHNGNDKDIDIVWVPGTVESVFAISKMASKNKYDAIICLGAVIRGGTPHFEYVSSQITKAVTQINLEGKVPVSFGVITADSTDQAIERAGTKMGNKGWSAALSAIEMANLTEQLK
- a CDS encoding PfkB family carbohydrate kinase; translated protein: MTQKKDILITGSIALDNIKTPCGEVYEVLGGSATYSSFAASFFSPVKVIGKIGTDFPQDYIQKFTAKKIDVSGLKISNSKTFRWSGLYEGDMEQAKTLSVCPEHLQDLHLDIPSHYQNVECLFLANTDPEIQHSILDSINVSGPILIDTMNLWITKKPDSLKKLIQNIDIMLINETEARLFSGKDHLVSAAREISKMGPSAVIIKKGANGALLFENENLFSVPAYPVEQLKDPTGAGDSFAGGLTGYIASSNNINNNVLRKATIVGSAVASFTVEDFSTNKLESISINDIECRVEKLKQMLKF